In Pseudomonas fluorescens NCIMB 11764, a single window of DNA contains:
- a CDS encoding lysoplasmalogenase, producing the protein MGWLILALMGAVTFLYGLSVHAALLCLLVKPLPVLALLGWLHDAPPSEYRRWISLGLIFSLLGDVLLAWPGDLFVFGLGAFLVAHLAYLKAYLSDCRRLAVLPLILALGVGALLLGILIANGLGPLLIPVIVYGLAISAMLWRALARLGTDVPKRSALLAAAGALAFVFSDSVIGINRFVAPFHAAPYVIILSYWLGQWGITASAFSQKQR; encoded by the coding sequence GTGGGCTGGCTGATTCTGGCGCTGATGGGCGCGGTGACTTTTCTCTACGGCCTGAGCGTGCATGCTGCGTTGCTTTGCCTGCTGGTCAAACCGCTGCCCGTGCTGGCCTTGCTCGGCTGGCTGCACGACGCGCCGCCCAGCGAATATCGGCGCTGGATCAGCCTGGGCCTGATTTTTTCCCTGCTTGGCGATGTGTTGCTGGCGTGGCCGGGGGATTTGTTCGTGTTCGGCCTCGGGGCGTTTTTGGTCGCGCATCTGGCGTATCTGAAAGCGTATTTGAGTGATTGCCGACGATTGGCGGTGTTGCCATTGATCCTCGCGCTGGGCGTTGGCGCTTTGCTGCTGGGGATTTTGATTGCCAATGGTCTGGGCCCCCTGCTGATCCCGGTGATTGTCTATGGCCTGGCCATCAGTGCGATGCTTTGGCGGGCGCTGGCTCGCCTGGGCACCGATGTGCCCAAACGCTCGGCGCTGCTGGCGGCGGCCGGTGCGCTGGCGTTTGTGTTTTCCGATAGCGTGATTGGCATCAATCGATTTGTCGCGCCGTTTCATGCCGCGCCCTACGTGATCATCCTCAGCTATTGGCTGGGGCAATGGGGGATTACGGCGTCGGCGTTTTCTCAAAAACAACGCTGA
- the cmoA gene encoding carboxy-S-adenosyl-L-methionine synthase CmoA, translated as MPAFSTYAAGTAVSKEPDRLFAQPLAQVPDFAFNEDVVRVFPDMIKRSVPGYPTIVENLGVLAAQFAQPNSVLYDLGSSLGAVTQALRRHVRTDGCRVIAVDNSVAMVERCREYLNGQDSMFQELLPVEVIEGDILALQFQPASVVALNFTLQFIAPEQRTALLSRIRQSLLPGGALILSEKLRFNDPEEHALLTDLHVAFKRANGYSELEIAQKRSAIENVMKPDSLEEHRERLLAAGFSKVVPWFQCLNFASLIALP; from the coding sequence ATGCCGGCCTTTTCCACCTACGCCGCTGGAACCGCCGTGAGCAAAGAACCCGATCGCCTTTTCGCCCAGCCTTTGGCCCAGGTGCCCGACTTCGCCTTTAACGAGGACGTGGTGCGGGTGTTCCCGGACATGATCAAGCGCTCGGTGCCCGGCTATCCGACCATCGTTGAAAACCTCGGCGTGCTCGCTGCGCAATTCGCCCAGCCCAACAGCGTGCTCTACGACCTCGGCTCGTCCCTCGGCGCAGTGACTCAGGCGTTGCGCCGTCACGTGCGCACCGATGGCTGCCGCGTCATCGCTGTGGATAACTCCGTGGCGATGGTCGAGCGCTGCCGCGAGTACCTCAACGGCCAGGATTCGATGTTCCAGGAATTGCTGCCGGTCGAAGTGATCGAAGGCGACATCCTCGCTTTGCAATTCCAGCCAGCTTCGGTAGTGGCGCTGAACTTCACGCTGCAATTCATCGCCCCCGAGCAGCGTACCGCGCTACTGAGTCGCATCCGCCAATCGCTGTTACCCGGCGGCGCGTTGATCCTCTCGGAGAAGCTGCGCTTCAACGACCCCGAAGAGCACGCGCTCCTCACCGACCTGCACGTCGCGTTCAAACGCGCCAACGGCTACAGCGAACTGGAAATCGCCCAGAAGCGTAGCGCCATCGAAAACGTCATGAAGCCCGACAGCCTCGAAGAACACCGCGAGCGCCTGCTGGCCGCCGGGTTTTCGAAAGTCGTGCCGTGGTTCCAGTGTCTTAACTTTGCCTCGTTGATTGCCTTGCCATGA
- a CDS encoding protease inhibitor I42 family protein: MSPTRLFVPLALALLAACATQPKQNVTVEKQSECPVKLTSGQNLILTLPSNPTTGYRWAIQDSAGGVLRSLGPEVYRNPEDAGVVGAAGVSTWRFQAFAAGSGRLRLTSQQPWAPEVPAVETFDCAISVN; encoded by the coding sequence ATGTCCCCCACCCGCTTGTTTGTCCCCCTCGCCCTCGCTTTGCTGGCCGCCTGCGCCACGCAACCGAAACAGAACGTGACCGTGGAAAAACAAAGCGAATGCCCGGTGAAACTCACCAGTGGGCAAAACCTGATCCTGACCCTGCCGAGCAACCCGACCACGGGTTACCGTTGGGCGATCCAGGATTCGGCCGGTGGCGTATTGCGCTCGCTGGGGCCGGAGGTGTATCGCAACCCGGAAGATGCCGGTGTCGTGGGTGCGGCCGGCGTATCGACCTGGCGCTTTCAGGCGTTTGCCGCCGGTTCGGGGCGCTTGCGCCTGACTTCGCAACAGCCTTGGGCCCCGGAAGTGCCGGCGGTGGAAACCTTCGACTGCGCGATTTCGGTTAACTGA